Genomic segment of Paenibacillus macerans:
CCGTTCCCGCTGCTGCCGTCCTGGCCCGCACTGCCGGTTCCTTTGCCGTTCTGAGCGGTGGAGGAAGGAGTTTTGGCGTTGTAGCTGCTTAACGAACCGGTGATGCCGGCGCCTTTATCGAGAATGGAGTTCCCGTTGCTGAACGTCATTTGCAGGGACTGGGTGACGACTTCGTATTTTTCCGCATCGAGCCGGCTCATGGCATACATGATCACGAAAAAAATAAGCAGCAGCGTAATCAAATCCGCATATGTAATCATCCAGCGGTCCTTGGCATCCTGTTGTACCGCGCGCCGCTGCCGCCGCTGCCTCCCATGACCCGGAACCTCGGGTTTGTAATTGCCGCTTGGCGATCCCGGACGACTCATATTTCATTCTCCCGGGAGTCGATGTTGAACCGCGTATTCGGGCTGAGTCCTGCGTCCGTTAACTGACCTGGAGTCCGGTTGTCGGCTGCGTACGATTCCAGCTTGCGGCGCACCAGCAGCGGATGATCCCCGTTTTGAATCGACAAAATCCCTTCGATCATCATCTCCATCCGGTCCACTTCCTCTTCGCTGCGCGCTTTGATTTTGGAGGCAATCGGGAGGAAAATCAGGTTTGCGCTGGCCACCCCATATAGCGTGGCGGTAAAAGCAAGCGCAATCGACGGCCCCAGCGCCGTCGGTTCGCTCAGGCTGCCGAGCACGTGAATAAGGCCCATGACCGTGCCGATGATGCCCATCGTCGGCGCGTAGCCGCCGGCCGATTCGAAAACTTTGGCGTAGCTTTCATATTTTTTTTCCAAAGCGTCGATTTCGAGGCTCATGATTTGCTGGACCATGGTGCGTTCGGTTCCGTCCACGACCAGTTGAATCCCTTCGCGCAAAAAAGGATTCGGGTAGTCCGCCGCTTTTTTTTCCAGGGCAAGCACGCCTTCGCGCCGGGCCACCGTGGCCATGCCGACGATGTCTTCGATCAGCTCGCCCGAATCCTGTTGCCGGGAAGAAAACGCGAGGGCCAGCGCCTTCGGCACCGTGCGCAGCTTGGAGACCGGAAAGCTAATCAGCACCGCGGCGATCGTGCCTCCAAACACGATAAGGGCGGAAGTGAGCTGCATGAGTCCCCC
This window contains:
- a CDS encoding flagellar motor protein: MDIATLLGIIIGLAALIGGFLWEGGEIGGLMQLTSALIVFGGTIAAVLISFPVSKLRTVPKALALAFSSRQQDSGELIEDIVGMATVARREGVLALEKKAADYPNPFLREGIQLVVDGTERTMVQQIMSLEIDALEKKYESYAKVFESAGGYAPTMGIIGTVMGLIHVLGSLSEPTALGPSIALAFTATLYGVASANLIFLPIASKIKARSEEEVDRMEMMIEGILSIQNGDHPLLVRRKLESYAADNRTPGQLTDAGLSPNTRFNIDSRENEI